A part of Larkinella insperata genomic DNA contains:
- a CDS encoding outer membrane beta-barrel protein — protein MKKVAMSLLVMALSFTGAYAQRNTVLVYGSLGATSHKQVNGTKTNTFSFSPAVGYQFDDNWTAGLTLTTESTNVQTSLGKAKTSAFAVGPFIRYAVPLSDIFALYGQFNADVLSGKVGDVNTNGFRGTFFPAIGVNMKNGFALNFGFGGLSFASQKAKGDSESTTDFNLNFGTGASFGISKNF, from the coding sequence ATGAAAAAAGTAGCCATGAGTCTGCTGGTGATGGCCTTGAGCTTTACCGGCGCGTATGCCCAACGGAACACGGTATTGGTTTACGGTAGCCTGGGTGCCACTTCGCACAAACAGGTAAACGGCACCAAAACCAACACTTTCAGTTTTTCGCCCGCCGTGGGGTATCAATTCGACGACAACTGGACGGCCGGTTTGACCCTCACCACCGAAAGCACAAACGTCCAGACCTCGCTCGGCAAAGCTAAAACGTCGGCCTTCGCCGTCGGTCCCTTTATCCGGTATGCCGTTCCACTTTCGGATATTTTCGCCCTCTACGGCCAGTTTAACGCCGATGTGCTGTCCGGTAAGGTCGGAGATGTAAATACAAACGGGTTTCGGGGCACTTTCTTCCCCGCAATTGGTGTTAATATGAAAAATGGTTTTGCGCTGAACTTCGGTTTCGGCGGTTTAAGCTTTGCATCCCAGAAAGCGAAAGGAGACTCTGAAAGTACGACGGATTTCAACCTTAACTTCGGTACGGGCGCGTCGTTCGGAATTTCCAAAAACTTTTAA
- a CDS encoding sterol desaturase family protein: MDQLIHYAIPFFIVLLLAEVIVTAIHQKDYYEKKDTLGSLSMGIGNVIIGLFGKVLVFGAYSVVYNYRIFTVDLTQGWAWVLLFLADDFSYYWFHRISHTSRYFWASHVVHHSSQKYNLGTALRQTWTGTLSGAFLFWVWMPLLGFHPAAVLTMQSISLLYQFWIHTEYIRTLPAFLEFFLNTPSHHRVHHGSDLKYLDKNHGGVLIIWDRLFGTFQPEEEHPTYGLTKNIDTHNPVRIAFHEWADISRDVLRSRSIHHAIRYLFGPPGWSPDGSRKTTRQLRDETTPKKVPDSTTAR; encoded by the coding sequence ATGGATCAACTCATTCATTACGCCATCCCATTCTTCATTGTTCTGTTGTTGGCAGAGGTCATTGTTACCGCCATTCACCAGAAGGATTACTACGAGAAAAAAGATACGCTGGGCAGTCTGTCGATGGGAATTGGCAACGTGATCATCGGCTTATTCGGGAAAGTGCTGGTTTTTGGGGCGTACTCGGTAGTCTATAACTACCGGATTTTTACCGTCGACCTGACGCAGGGGTGGGCGTGGGTGCTGCTGTTTCTGGCGGATGATTTCTCCTACTACTGGTTTCACCGCATCAGTCACACCAGCCGGTATTTCTGGGCGTCGCACGTGGTGCATCATTCGTCGCAGAAATACAACTTGGGAACGGCGCTGCGCCAGACCTGGACGGGAACGCTCAGCGGAGCTTTCCTCTTCTGGGTCTGGATGCCCCTGCTCGGTTTTCATCCGGCCGCCGTGCTGACCATGCAATCCATCAGTTTACTGTACCAGTTCTGGATACATACCGAATACATCCGGACGCTTCCGGCCTTCCTGGAATTTTTTCTGAATACCCCGTCGCACCACCGGGTTCATCACGGTTCGGACCTGAAATACCTGGATAAAAACCACGGGGGCGTGCTCATCATCTGGGACCGGCTGTTTGGTACCTTTCAGCCAGAAGAAGAACATCCTACCTACGGCCTGACAAAAAATATTGACACCCACAACCCGGTGCGAATCGCTTTCCACGAATGGGCCGACATCAGCCGGGATGTGCTTCGTTCCCGGTCCATCCACCACGCCATTCGCTACTTGTTTGGCCCGCCCGGCTGGAGTCCCGACGGTTCGCGAAAAACCACCCGGCAACTGCGCGATGAAACCACCCCGAAGAAAGTGCCAGATTCAACGACCGCTCGCTAG
- a CDS encoding cellulase family glycosylhydrolase, which translates to MKKRFSTLLSGLVALLFCIDLFAQSLTPLAANGRLRVVNRQLTNEAGSPIQLRGMSSHGLHWFGSCYTPSALQTLATGWGADVFRAAMYISEGGYLNDKVGLQNKVNQLVDWSEQNGMYCIIDWHILNPGDPNIYTNEAMEFFRLMAQRHAGKKHVIYEICNEPNGVSWAQIKSYAEKVIPVIRQYDQNAIILVGTPSWSGSPWEVVGNPLTGANATNVMYTFHFYAGSHYLPNYRANMENALANIPIFASEWGTSNYSGNGGNDYNSAQAWIDFFAGNNASGIKVSWCNWSFADKAETSAALNPGACAGSNWNNTSESGTWVKSRLLNPADQFGPPTPSVAITSPTNNATVTVGSSPVVTATVTNATATKVEFYNGTTKLGEDATAPYSWTISSITAGVYSLTAKAILATGGPLTSPVVRMTAVTSPPPTDPGPNPGGALNGPACVAVNEVKTFEVNANLLANATNFSWWCTGSTRSITPVQSGKATISFGPSFTGGQVCVGVNYSVAPWYRQICTTVTVCNGTPPPAANQAPTISLTTPANSATFAAPATVTLQANATDADGTIAKVEFYNGTTKLGEDLTPPYQFTWNDLAAGTYTLSARATDNRNATAQSGSVTMTVKAVTPPPTSPGTDLIGPDCVAVSEVKTYELTTDQRANATSFSWWVTGSTQSLTPVSAGKVSINFGQWFTGGQVCVGVNYSVAPWYKQICKPVTVCPNARLTSVEPETTVSPGVVYPNPSQESFVFTADDHIRQLSVTDASGREPQPLGELGKGQQVRFGSQLPAGSYWLQIRYENNTRRAVKLIKAGR; encoded by the coding sequence ATGAAAAAACGCTTTTCTACCTTATTGAGCGGCTTAGTTGCTCTTTTGTTCTGTATAGACTTGTTTGCGCAATCACTAACACCACTGGCCGCCAATGGTCGTCTGCGGGTGGTTAACCGGCAGCTTACGAACGAAGCGGGGAGCCCCATTCAACTGCGGGGCATGAGTTCGCACGGTCTGCACTGGTTTGGTTCCTGCTACACCCCTTCAGCCCTTCAGACGCTGGCTACCGGCTGGGGAGCCGATGTCTTCCGGGCGGCCATGTACATCAGTGAAGGAGGATACCTGAACGACAAGGTCGGATTGCAGAACAAGGTCAATCAGCTGGTGGATTGGTCGGAGCAGAACGGCATGTACTGCATCATCGACTGGCACATCCTGAATCCCGGCGATCCCAACATTTATACCAATGAAGCCATGGAGTTCTTCCGGCTGATGGCCCAGCGCCATGCCGGAAAAAAGCACGTGATTTACGAAATCTGCAACGAGCCGAATGGCGTTAGCTGGGCGCAGATCAAAAGCTATGCCGAGAAGGTGATTCCGGTCATCCGGCAGTACGATCAAAATGCCATTATTCTGGTCGGAACGCCGTCCTGGAGCGGATCGCCCTGGGAGGTGGTCGGCAATCCGCTGACGGGCGCCAACGCCACCAACGTCATGTACACCTTCCACTTTTACGCCGGTTCGCACTATTTGCCAAACTACCGGGCTAATATGGAAAATGCCCTGGCGAACATTCCAATTTTCGCGTCGGAGTGGGGGACCAGTAACTACAGCGGGAACGGCGGAAACGATTACAACAGCGCCCAGGCCTGGATCGACTTTTTTGCGGGCAACAATGCCTCAGGCATTAAAGTAAGCTGGTGCAACTGGAGTTTTGCCGACAAAGCCGAAACCTCGGCCGCCCTGAATCCGGGAGCCTGCGCTGGCAGCAACTGGAACAACACGAGCGAGTCGGGTACCTGGGTGAAAAGCCGTTTGCTAAACCCGGCGGATCAGTTTGGCCCACCGACGCCCTCGGTTGCCATCACCAGTCCAACCAACAACGCCACCGTCACCGTCGGCAGCAGTCCGGTCGTTACGGCGACGGTGACCAACGCGACGGCCACCAAAGTTGAATTCTACAACGGCACCACCAAACTGGGGGAAGACGCTACGGCTCCGTATTCGTGGACGATCAGCAGCATCACGGCCGGCGTTTACTCGCTGACTGCCAAGGCCATCCTGGCAACGGGCGGCCCGCTAACCTCCCCGGTCGTCCGGATGACGGCAGTCACCAGCCCGCCCCCGACCGATCCGGGACCGAACCCCGGCGGAGCGCTAAACGGACCGGCCTGCGTTGCGGTCAACGAGGTCAAAACGTTTGAAGTCAACGCCAATCTGCTGGCGAATGCCACAAATTTCTCGTGGTGGTGTACGGGGTCTACGCGGAGCATCACGCCCGTCCAGTCCGGGAAAGCCACCATCAGCTTTGGTCCATCGTTCACCGGTGGGCAGGTTTGTGTGGGCGTTAATTATTCGGTCGCGCCCTGGTACCGGCAGATTTGTACGACCGTTACGGTCTGCAACGGAACGCCCCCGCCCGCAGCCAACCAGGCCCCAACCATTAGCCTGACAACGCCCGCCAACAGCGCCACGTTTGCGGCTCCGGCAACGGTTACGCTCCAGGCCAACGCCACGGATGCCGACGGGACCATCGCGAAAGTCGAATTTTACAACGGCACGACCAAACTGGGAGAGGACCTAACGCCCCCGTATCAGTTTACCTGGAATGACCTGGCGGCCGGAACCTACACGCTTTCGGCCCGGGCAACCGACAACCGCAATGCAACCGCGCAATCGGGTTCGGTGACGATGACCGTCAAAGCGGTTACCCCACCGCCGACCAGCCCGGGAACCGATCTGATCGGGCCGGATTGTGTAGCTGTCAGTGAGGTGAAAACGTATGAATTAACGACCGATCAACGGGCCAATGCGACCAGTTTCTCCTGGTGGGTTACCGGTTCGACGCAATCGCTGACGCCGGTTTCGGCGGGGAAGGTATCCATCAATTTCGGTCAATGGTTCACCGGGGGGCAGGTTTGCGTGGGCGTTAACTATTCGGTCGCGCCCTGGTACAAGCAGATTTGCAAGCCGGTAACGGTCTGCCCGAATGCCCGCCTTACCTCCGTTGAACCCGAAACGACGGTATCGCCGGGTGTGGTGTATCCGAACCCTTCGCAGGAGAGTTTTGTGTTTACCGCCGACGACCACATTCGGCAACTCAGCGTCACGGACGCATCGGGCCGGGAACCGCAGCCATTAGGAGAATTGGGAAAAGGACAGCAAGTTCGGTTTGGGAGCCAATTGCCAGCGGGGTCGTACTGGCTTCAGATTCGCTATGAGAACAACACCCGAAGGGCCGTAAAACTGATAAAAGCAGGGAGGTAA
- a CDS encoding GNAT family N-acetyltransferase, with protein sequence MKTREVAVSIDRAESRFELEIEGKLSFISYIPKDDRTLIFIHTEVHPNLESKGVGAQLVKGAFDYIDNYNLKVIPACSFVATYIRRHPEYNRLVSPAYL encoded by the coding sequence ATGAAAACCCGGGAAGTGGCGGTTTCGATCGATCGGGCTGAAAGCCGCTTTGAACTAGAGATTGAAGGGAAGCTCTCGTTTATCAGTTACATACCCAAAGATGACCGTACTCTGATTTTCATCCACACGGAAGTACATCCGAATCTGGAATCAAAAGGTGTTGGTGCGCAACTGGTTAAAGGTGCATTTGATTACATTGATAACTACAATTTAAAAGTCATTCCGGCCTGCTCGTTTGTGGCCACTTACATCCGGCGGCACCCCGAGTACAACCGTCTGGTGAGTCCGGCTTATTTGTAA
- a CDS encoding (2Fe-2S)-binding protein: MALVHLLINGKKQTVDADPQMPLLWAIRDLAGLKGTKFGCGIAQCGACTVHLNGTPIRSCSMPVSAVAGKKITTIEGIGTEAKPHPVQQAWIDEQVPQCGYCQSGQIMAAVALLKEKPTPTDADIDSAMSGNICRCGTYARIRKAIHAAAQLNKETASSGKE, translated from the coding sequence ATGGCTTTAGTTCATTTGTTAATCAACGGAAAGAAACAGACCGTCGATGCCGATCCGCAGATGCCGCTGCTCTGGGCCATCCGTGATCTGGCTGGTTTGAAGGGAACCAAGTTCGGGTGCGGCATTGCCCAGTGCGGAGCCTGCACCGTCCACCTGAACGGTACGCCCATCCGGTCCTGCTCCATGCCGGTATCGGCCGTGGCCGGTAAAAAAATCACCACCATCGAGGGCATTGGCACCGAAGCCAAACCGCATCCCGTTCAGCAGGCCTGGATCGACGAACAGGTTCCGCAGTGCGGTTATTGCCAGTCCGGGCAGATCATGGCGGCCGTCGCCCTGTTGAAAGAAAAACCCACCCCAACCGATGCCGATATTGACTCCGCCATGAGCGGAAACATCTGCCGGTGTGGCACGTACGCCCGCATCCGGAAAGCCATTCACGCGGCCGCTCAACTCAACAAGGAAACCGCTTCGAGCGGGAAAGAATAA
- a CDS encoding xanthine dehydrogenase family protein molybdopterin-binding subunit gives MTPSSLNRRSFLKAAGLTGTGFLLGFTTRANGSISGIVNPNTAANAVLSFELVPFIVIDNAGGITLINHRPDMGQGSWQAVPTLIAEELEVSLDQISVKQSDGLRKYGSQLSGGSSTVRTGWKRLREAGAATRQMFTSAAATRWNVPVSECYAENGAIKHKPSGKSFTYGELVDEAAKLPVPEKPILKTKKDFKLIGKPLRRSDIPSKVTGKAVFGMDLEVPGMLYASIEHCPVLYGKATAIDDSKARKIPGVKSVLRTERPMPHRTSEAVAVLATNYWAALQGRRALEVTWDKAGFDQMTTERYFNELRQQSKQEGILYSTNGDFKAAYETAPKKLEGLYQTPFLAHAPMEPEVAIAHVKDDGSCEIWAPVQGPDGAIQEVAGYLKIKPEQVKVHVPFLGGAFGRKAYLDFVLEAVHLSRLAKAPVKLIWTREDDVTQGPFRPGMLSAMRGAVDAQGNVVAFEHKLIGESIQRQVFSAPMDGKADDWAKESIGKEESPYAFPNAVISNIIVKTEIPVLWWRSVYASNNSFGHECFVDELAHAAGKDPLAFRLGLLEKAGDEPVAQRFIHVLNLLREKSGWDKPLPAGQGKGIAIARSFGSQCAHAVFVEKGANGLKVKKVVSVLDCGMYVNPDNVRAQTEGNIVYGLTAALKDGITFANGQAEQTNFHNYRVMRMDEMPEVDIHLVENEEEPGGVGEPGLPPVAPALCNAIFSATGKRIRTLPVDLAKV, from the coding sequence ATGACTCCTTCTTCTTTAAACCGCCGTTCCTTTCTCAAAGCCGCTGGACTGACCGGAACCGGCTTTTTGCTGGGGTTCACCACCCGGGCCAACGGCTCGATTTCCGGGATCGTTAACCCCAATACCGCTGCGAATGCGGTTTTATCGTTTGAACTGGTTCCCTTTATCGTCATCGATAACGCGGGCGGCATAACGCTCATCAACCACCGCCCCGACATGGGACAGGGTTCCTGGCAGGCCGTGCCGACCCTGATTGCCGAAGAACTGGAGGTGTCGCTCGACCAGATTTCCGTCAAACAGTCGGACGGTTTGCGCAAATACGGCAGCCAGTTGTCGGGCGGGAGCAGCACCGTCCGGACCGGCTGGAAACGGCTCCGCGAGGCCGGGGCTGCAACCCGCCAGATGTTTACCTCGGCTGCGGCAACCCGCTGGAATGTTCCCGTCAGCGAATGTTACGCTGAAAATGGGGCTATCAAACACAAACCATCGGGCAAGAGCTTTACGTACGGCGAGCTGGTCGATGAGGCTGCCAAACTGCCCGTTCCAGAAAAACCAATTCTTAAGACAAAGAAGGATTTCAAATTGATTGGCAAGCCGTTACGGCGTTCGGATATTCCCTCGAAAGTGACGGGGAAAGCCGTGTTCGGCATGGACCTGGAAGTGCCCGGCATGTTGTACGCGAGCATCGAACACTGCCCGGTTCTGTACGGAAAAGCAACTGCCATCGACGATTCAAAAGCCAGGAAGATACCGGGCGTCAAGTCGGTGCTTAGAACCGAACGGCCCATGCCGCACCGGACCTCGGAAGCCGTTGCCGTGCTGGCCACCAACTACTGGGCGGCTTTGCAGGGACGGCGGGCGCTTGAGGTAACCTGGGATAAAGCGGGCTTCGATCAGATGACCACGGAACGGTATTTCAACGAACTGCGGCAGCAAAGCAAGCAGGAAGGAATACTGTACAGCACCAACGGTGACTTCAAGGCGGCCTACGAGACGGCCCCGAAAAAGCTGGAAGGGCTTTACCAGACGCCGTTCCTGGCCCACGCGCCGATGGAGCCCGAAGTGGCCATTGCTCACGTCAAAGACGACGGTTCCTGCGAAATCTGGGCACCGGTTCAGGGGCCGGACGGGGCCATTCAGGAAGTGGCCGGCTACCTCAAAATCAAGCCCGAACAGGTGAAAGTCCATGTGCCATTTTTGGGGGGCGCGTTCGGCCGGAAGGCTTACCTGGATTTTGTGCTGGAAGCCGTACATCTTTCCAGACTGGCGAAAGCGCCGGTGAAACTGATCTGGACGCGCGAGGACGACGTAACGCAGGGGCCTTTCCGGCCTGGTATGCTGAGCGCCATGCGCGGAGCCGTCGATGCGCAGGGCAACGTTGTGGCCTTCGAACACAAACTCATTGGAGAATCCATTCAGCGGCAGGTTTTCAGCGCGCCGATGGACGGGAAAGCCGATGATTGGGCCAAAGAGAGCATTGGAAAGGAAGAAAGTCCGTACGCATTTCCAAACGCGGTGATCAGCAACATCATCGTCAAAACCGAGATTCCGGTTTTGTGGTGGCGGTCGGTTTATGCCTCCAACAACAGTTTCGGCCACGAATGCTTTGTGGACGAACTGGCCCACGCGGCCGGAAAAGATCCGCTGGCGTTCCGGCTCGGCCTGCTGGAAAAAGCCGGTGACGAACCGGTGGCCCAACGGTTTATTCACGTGCTTAACCTGCTGCGGGAAAAATCGGGCTGGGACAAACCGTTGCCGGCGGGGCAGGGGAAGGGTATTGCCATTGCCCGCTCGTTCGGCAGCCAGTGCGCCCACGCGGTTTTTGTGGAAAAAGGAGCGAACGGCCTGAAGGTGAAAAAGGTGGTTTCGGTGCTGGACTGCGGGATGTACGTGAATCCGGACAACGTGCGGGCGCAGACGGAAGGCAATATCGTCTACGGGCTGACGGCGGCCCTCAAAGACGGAATTACGTTTGCGAACGGTCAGGCGGAGCAAACCAATTTTCACAATTACCGGGTCATGCGCATGGACGAAATGCCGGAGGTGGATATTCACCTTGTCGAAAACGAAGAAGAACCGGGGGGCGTTGGCGAGCCGGGTTTGCCGCCCGTGGCTCCGGCCCTGTGCAACGCAATTTTCTCCGCAACGGGTAAGCGAATTCGGACATTACCCGTAGATTTGGCGAAAGTTTAA
- a CDS encoding membrane or secreted protein, with translation MKLKALFSVVLTVGIATASRQPAPSLAGAWRQVESGNATVVFVLSDGYMMGAFYENGRFLGTQGGSYQTDGKQLKIKFEFDTEDSTRVGSTQTLTIDSFKNNQMVVSSADGTDTYERVDQPSAQTPLAGLWRITARLGDNGQMSAMQRGARKTIKLLSSSRFQWAAINPETKQFSGTGGGTYTYKDGKYTETIEFFSRDNSRVGRSLTFDAELKGDDWHHRGQSSTGGKVSEVWSREK, from the coding sequence ATGAAATTAAAAGCCCTCTTTTCGGTTGTGCTGACGGTTGGCATCGCGACGGCCTCCCGGCAGCCCGCTCCTTCGTTGGCCGGTGCCTGGCGCCAGGTCGAAAGCGGAAACGCTACGGTTGTTTTTGTTCTTTCCGACGGGTATATGATGGGTGCTTTTTACGAAAACGGACGGTTTTTGGGCACCCAGGGCGGCTCCTACCAAACGGACGGAAAGCAGTTGAAGATCAAGTTTGAATTTGATACGGAAGACAGTACGCGGGTGGGAAGCACCCAGACCCTGACGATCGATTCGTTTAAAAACAACCAGATGGTTGTGTCCAGTGCGGACGGTACGGATACCTACGAACGAGTTGACCAGCCGTCTGCCCAGACGCCGTTGGCCGGTCTGTGGCGCATTACCGCCCGCCTGGGCGACAATGGCCAGATGAGTGCGATGCAGCGGGGCGCCCGCAAAACCATTAAGCTGCTGAGCAGCAGCCGGTTTCAGTGGGCGGCCATTAACCCCGAAACCAAGCAGTTTTCCGGAACGGGCGGGGGGACGTACACCTACAAAGATGGCAAATACACCGAAACGATCGAGTTCTTTTCCCGCGATAACAGCCGGGTCGGACGCTCGCTGACGTTCGACGCCGAACTGAAAGGGGACGACTGGCACCACCGGGGGCAAAGCTCCACGGGCGGAAAGGTCAGCGAGGTGTGGAGCCGGGAGAAATAA
- a CDS encoding dipeptidase — protein sequence MFLIDAHLDISLNAIEWNRDYRLSAHEIRQQEAGMTDKIDRARGTVSLPDLRRGQIGLVVATQIARFNQTNGNLPGAGWNSPHQAWAMTQAQRAWYEAMQDAGEMVQIRDRAGLEQHVALWLDETVPNEQKPVGYILSLEGADSLVDLSYLERAYAYGLRALGPAHYSTGRYAPGTGLSGPLTPLGRELVLEMDRLGIILDVTHLTDEGFSEALDLYKGPVWASHHNCRTLATHQRQLSDDQIRQLAERGAVIGGCFDAWMMKPGFTQRTSNPADFGITIETIIDHYDHICQLTGSSHHIAIGSDLDGTYGTEQSPTDLDTIADLQKLTGLLAKRGYASEDIENILYKNWLRFLRNAWN from the coding sequence ATGTTTTTGATTGATGCCCACCTGGATATTTCGTTGAATGCCATTGAATGGAACCGGGATTACCGACTGTCGGCCCACGAGATCCGGCAGCAGGAAGCAGGAATGACCGACAAAATCGACCGCGCCCGCGGCACGGTTTCCCTGCCGGACCTGCGACGCGGCCAGATTGGACTGGTTGTCGCCACGCAGATCGCCCGGTTCAATCAGACGAACGGTAATTTGCCCGGCGCAGGCTGGAACTCGCCCCATCAGGCCTGGGCCATGACGCAGGCGCAACGGGCCTGGTACGAAGCCATGCAGGACGCGGGCGAAATGGTCCAGATTCGGGACCGGGCCGGTCTGGAGCAGCACGTTGCGCTCTGGCTCGATGAAACCGTTCCGAACGAGCAGAAACCGGTTGGCTACATCCTGAGCCTGGAAGGGGCCGATTCACTGGTTGATTTGTCGTACCTGGAAAGGGCTTACGCGTACGGTTTGCGGGCGCTGGGACCGGCGCATTACAGCACGGGCCGGTACGCTCCGGGAACGGGTTTGAGCGGCCCCCTGACGCCCCTGGGTCGGGAACTGGTGCTGGAAATGGACCGCCTGGGCATTATTCTGGACGTAACCCACCTGACGGACGAAGGATTCTCGGAAGCCCTGGACCTGTACAAAGGGCCGGTTTGGGCGAGCCATCACAACTGCCGGACGCTGGCCACGCACCAGCGCCAGTTATCCGACGATCAGATTCGGCAACTAGCTGAGCGCGGTGCCGTCATTGGCGGTTGTTTCGATGCCTGGATGATGAAACCCGGTTTCACGCAGCGGACCAGCAACCCCGCTGATTTCGGCATTACCATCGAAACCATCATTGACCATTACGACCACATCTGCCAGCTCACCGGCAGCAGCCACCACATTGCCATCGGCAGCGATCTGGACGGCACGTACGGAACCGAACAGTCGCCGACGGACTTGGACACCATTGCCGACCTGCAGAAACTGACGGGTTTGCTGGCTAAGCGGGGATACGCTTCGGAAGATATTGAGAATATTCTCTACAAAAACTGGCTCCGGTTTTTACGAAACGCCTGGAACTGA
- a CDS encoding DUF4126 domain-containing protein, with protein sequence MEWIISLCLGIALSACCGFRIFVPMLVASLAVKLGWISVTPGFEWMGTWPALLVLASATTLEIGAYYIPWLDNALDTVATPIAFVAGTILTTSFVEVDLPVLKWGLGIIAGGGTAGLIQTGTSLLRVGSTATTGGLGNPVVSSAENIASFGFSFLAILFPLLAAFLVLMIGLFLIRLMVTRKRQPRQSV encoded by the coding sequence ATGGAGTGGATCATTAGTCTCTGTCTCGGAATTGCGTTAAGTGCCTGTTGTGGTTTCCGGATCTTTGTTCCGATGCTGGTGGCGAGTCTGGCCGTCAAACTGGGCTGGATTTCCGTCACACCCGGCTTCGAGTGGATGGGCACCTGGCCCGCGCTGCTCGTCCTGGCTTCGGCCACCACCCTCGAAATCGGGGCCTATTACATCCCCTGGCTGGATAACGCGCTGGATACCGTGGCTACGCCCATCGCCTTTGTGGCCGGAACGATCCTGACCACCTCGTTTGTCGAAGTCGACCTGCCCGTTCTGAAATGGGGGCTCGGCATCATTGCGGGCGGTGGCACGGCCGGATTGATTCAGACCGGCACCAGCCTCTTGCGAGTCGGCTCCACGGCCACCACCGGCGGGTTGGGAAATCCGGTGGTGTCCAGTGCCGAAAATATAGCCTCCTTCGGCTTTTCGTTTCTGGCGATTCTGTTTCCGCTTCTGGCGGCTTTTCTGGTCCTGATGATTGGACTCTTTCTGATCCGGCTCATGGTTACCCGAAAACGCCAGCCCCGGCAAAGTGTTTGA